The proteins below are encoded in one region of Blastocatellia bacterium:
- the leuS gene encoding leucine--tRNA ligase — protein sequence MKEKYFPQEIEQKWQKHWADEKTFEVREDPERPEFYCLEMLAYTSGRAHIGHVSNYSIGDALAWYKRMRGFNVLHPFGWDAFGQPAETAAIKDGTDPEAFTRAAIATMKGQLQRMGISYDWSREVATCDPKYYKWNQWFFIRMFERGMLYRKLSPVNWCPKEDISLSNEQASGGTCWRCGTPVIQKELMQWFARITDYADQLLDGLDQLEGKWPDRVVAMQRNWIGRSRGAHVRFDIADTIDSVTVFTTRIDTIFGANAIILAPEHPLLTKIVEGKAQRDEVLAFAEALKREKRGGVQTEEQEKKGIFTGGYAVNPFNRERLPIWIANFVLMEYGTGAIMAVPSGDERDFEFSRKYGIPFRQIKLTADGREIPADEMTEADESWTVTVNTGRWSGLASEEANRMMTDYAEANGFGQGAITYKLRDWGISRQRYWGTPVPMIHCPSCGTVPVPDDQLPVVLPKGVNLAVSGGSPLDHVPEYVNATCPKCNGAALRDTDTMDTFVDSNWYYHRYCDPHNDAQPFDPAKVAYWLPVDQYIGGIEHAVMHLIYTRYWNRVMRDMGLVQFDEPVTRLLTQGMIVKESYRCPEHEWLFPEEVNEDKTCKFCGRPVMIGRLEKMSKSKKNAVDPIEMINIHGADALRLFVLFAGPPEKDKEWSDSGFDGAARYLQRVWRIAYKWQGRIINAAADAPSDTGEALSELQDYQRQLRRRVHQIVRAITENFEERLHLNTCISSLMEMTNAVYAFDQAVEKNGEATAADIAVAREAFEALIRMLAPFAPHISEELWESYGHAESLAYARWPEFDAELAREEEIEVAVQVNGKLRSRLFTSAEASDDDLRQAALADEKVTAAMADKTVVKVIVIPRKLVNVVVK from the coding sequence ATGAAAGAGAAATATTTTCCGCAAGAGATCGAGCAGAAATGGCAGAAGCACTGGGCCGACGAGAAAACCTTTGAAGTTCGCGAAGACCCGGAGCGCCCCGAGTTCTATTGCCTGGAGATGCTCGCCTATACGTCGGGCCGGGCGCACATCGGCCACGTCAGCAATTACTCCATCGGCGACGCGCTCGCCTGGTACAAGCGCATGCGCGGCTTCAATGTGCTACACCCGTTCGGCTGGGACGCCTTCGGCCAGCCCGCCGAGACTGCCGCCATCAAAGACGGCACAGACCCCGAAGCCTTCACCCGCGCCGCCATCGCGACCATGAAGGGCCAGCTTCAGCGCATGGGGATCAGCTATGACTGGTCGCGCGAGGTTGCGACCTGCGATCCCAAATACTACAAATGGAACCAGTGGTTCTTCATTCGTATGTTCGAGCGCGGCATGCTCTACCGCAAGCTGTCGCCGGTCAACTGGTGCCCGAAAGAAGACATCTCGCTGTCAAACGAGCAGGCATCGGGCGGCACGTGCTGGCGTTGCGGCACGCCGGTCATTCAAAAAGAGCTCATGCAGTGGTTCGCGCGAATCACCGATTACGCCGATCAATTGCTCGACGGGCTCGACCAGTTGGAAGGGAAGTGGCCCGACCGCGTCGTCGCCATGCAGCGCAACTGGATTGGCCGGTCGCGCGGCGCTCACGTGCGCTTCGACATCGCCGACACCATCGATTCGGTGACGGTCTTTACGACGCGCATCGATACGATCTTTGGCGCGAATGCCATCATCCTGGCGCCAGAGCATCCATTGCTGACCAAGATCGTCGAAGGCAAGGCGCAGCGCGATGAGGTGCTGGCCTTTGCCGAAGCGTTGAAGCGCGAGAAGCGCGGCGGCGTCCAGACGGAAGAACAGGAGAAGAAAGGCATCTTCACCGGCGGTTATGCGGTCAACCCATTCAACCGCGAGCGGCTGCCGATCTGGATCGCCAACTTTGTGCTGATGGAATACGGCACCGGCGCGATCATGGCGGTGCCTTCGGGCGACGAGCGCGACTTCGAGTTTTCGCGCAAGTACGGCATCCCATTCCGGCAGATCAAGCTGACCGCGGACGGGCGCGAGATTCCGGCTGACGAGATGACCGAAGCCGACGAGTCGTGGACGGTCACGGTCAACACCGGCCGGTGGAGCGGCCTGGCGAGCGAAGAAGCCAACCGGATGATGACCGATTACGCCGAAGCCAATGGCTTCGGTCAAGGCGCGATTACTTACAAGCTGCGCGACTGGGGCATCTCGCGGCAGCGCTACTGGGGGACGCCTGTGCCGATGATTCACTGCCCGTCGTGCGGCACGGTTCCTGTTCCCGACGATCAACTGCCGGTCGTTTTGCCCAAAGGCGTCAACCTCGCGGTTTCGGGCGGCTCGCCGCTCGACCATGTGCCCGAATACGTCAACGCCACCTGCCCGAAGTGCAATGGCGCGGCGCTGCGCGATACGGACACGATGGATACCTTCGTGGATTCGAACTGGTACTACCATCGTTACTGCGACCCGCATAACGACGCACAGCCGTTCGACCCGGCGAAGGTGGCTTACTGGCTGCCGGTTGACCAATACATCGGCGGCATCGAGCATGCGGTCATGCACCTGATCTACACGCGCTACTGGAACCGCGTGATGCGCGACATGGGCTTGGTGCAGTTCGATGAGCCGGTGACGCGGCTGCTGACGCAGGGCATGATCGTCAAAGAATCGTACCGCTGCCCCGAGCACGAGTGGCTCTTCCCGGAAGAGGTCAACGAAGATAAGACCTGCAAGTTCTGCGGCAGGCCGGTTATGATCGGGCGGCTGGAAAAGATGTCGAAGTCGAAGAAGAACGCCGTCGATCCCATCGAGATGATCAACATCCACGGCGCAGACGCGCTGCGCCTGTTCGTGTTGTTCGCCGGGCCGCCCGAAAAAGATAAGGAGTGGTCAGATTCGGGCTTCGACGGCGCGGCGCGTTACCTGCAACGCGTCTGGCGCATCGCCTACAAGTGGCAGGGCCGCATCATCAACGCAGCGGCGGACGCGCCCAGCGACACCGGTGAGGCGCTGAGCGAATTGCAGGATTACCAGCGGCAACTGCGCCGCCGCGTGCATCAGATCGTCCGCGCCATCACCGAGAACTTCGAGGAGCGGCTGCACCTGAACACTTGCATCTCGTCGCTGATGGAGATGACCAACGCCGTCTATGCGTTCGATCAGGCGGTCGAAAAAAATGGCGAGGCGACGGCGGCTGACATCGCCGTGGCGCGCGAAGCCTTCGAGGCATTGATTCGCATGCTGGCGCCGTTCGCGCCGCACATCTCTGAAGAGTTGTGGGAGAGCTACGGCCATGCAGAGAGCCTGGCCTATGCCCGCTGGCCGGAGTTCGACGCCGAGCTGGCGCGTGAAGAAGAGATCGAAGTCGCCGTACAGGTGAACGGCAAGCTGCGCAGCCGGCTCTTTACGAGCGCCGAAGCCAGCGATGACGACTTGCGGCAGGCCGCGCTTGCCGACGAGAAAGTCACGGCGGCGATGGCCGACAAGACGGTCGTCAAAGTCATCGTCATCCCGCGCAAGCTGGTCAACGTCGTCGTCAAGTAG
- a CDS encoding deoxyribonuclease IV produces MTANRFRVGVHTSIAGGLPKAVESAAAKGCDGFQIFARNPRGWMARELERDEVRAFREARERANLWPLAIHAVYLINLAAQDPVVLERSRLGFREEIERALLLGADYLVVHPGNPVSAPADVGIVTAAASIREAARDLNLSGLTILIENTAGQGSSIGCHFEQIADMLAMLDGLPVGVCLDTAHTLAAGYDITTEKGLRATMRLIERSFGFERIKLIHCNDSKAPCGARVDRHQHIGEGHIGAEAFRRLTHTLKFRRIPFILETPIDRERDDVWNLNRLRELASA; encoded by the coding sequence ATGACAGCAAACAGATTCAGAGTCGGCGTCCATACCTCAATCGCCGGCGGCTTGCCGAAAGCCGTTGAATCGGCGGCCGCCAAGGGATGCGATGGCTTTCAGATCTTCGCGCGCAACCCGCGAGGCTGGATGGCGCGCGAGCTTGAGCGTGACGAAGTGCGGGCGTTTCGAGAAGCCAGAGAGCGGGCGAATCTCTGGCCGCTGGCAATCCACGCGGTATACCTGATCAATCTGGCGGCGCAAGACCCTGTGGTGCTTGAACGCTCGCGCCTCGGCTTTCGCGAAGAGATCGAGCGCGCCTTGCTGCTCGGCGCGGATTATCTGGTTGTGCATCCCGGCAACCCTGTCAGTGCGCCCGCCGATGTCGGCATCGTCACGGCGGCTGCATCGATCCGCGAAGCCGCGCGCGATTTGAATCTAAGCGGATTGACAATCCTGATTGAGAACACCGCCGGGCAAGGCTCATCCATCGGCTGCCACTTCGAGCAGATTGCCGATATGCTGGCGATGCTCGACGGCCTGCCGGTCGGCGTCTGTTTAGACACGGCGCACACGCTGGCCGCCGGCTATGACATTACGACTGAGAAGGGACTGCGCGCGACGATGCGCTTGATCGAGCGGTCGTTTGGCTTTGAACGCATCAAGCTGATTCATTGCAATGACTCGAAAGCGCCGTGCGGGGCGCGCGTTGACCGCCACCAGCACATCGGCGAAGGCCACATCGGCGCGGAAGCGTTTCGGCGGCTGACCCACACATTGAAGTTCCGCCGCATCCCTTTTATCTTAGAAACGCCGATTGACCGCGAGCGCGATGATGTTTGGAATCTCAATCGCCTGCGCGAGCTGGCGAGTGCTTAA
- a CDS encoding hydantoinase B/oxoprolinase family protein, which translates to MKADPVKLEIFKSLYSSVAEEMGVSLRRSAFSPNIKERRDYSCAVFDREGTLIAQGDHMPVHLGSMPMSVRAALDTLQLGPGDIAVLNDPYAGGTHLPDVTMVAAVYRDVSLRPLFYVANRAHHADIGGATPGSMGRADEIYQEGLRIPPVKLMIGGQVNQDVMRLIAANVRLPEEREGDLTAQLGAIRTGETRLLEIVERYGFKEADAYARHLINYTAALMRRRIRDLPDGTYNAEDFLDDDGFTDQPVRIAARITISGERATVDFTGSAPQVRGPINAVEAITVSAVYYVFRCLIPGDVPASWGIIEPIKVIAPMGTVVNARPPAPVAGGNVETSQRIVDTVLRALAETGAAIPAASQGTMNNLTIGGIDQRSHRPFAYYETVAGGMGARPTADGIDGVHTHMTNSLNTPAEAMEYAYPMRVRRYAIRHGSGGRGHYRGGAGVVRELELLTEAQVTLLADRRKTRPYGLRGGEAGRAGRAVLVSADGEQEMGSKQSLHAAAGDRIRIETPGGGGYGKPDEA; encoded by the coding sequence ATGAAAGCCGATCCGGTCAAGCTCGAAATCTTCAAGTCGCTTTATTCATCGGTCGCCGAAGAGATGGGCGTCAGTTTGCGACGCTCGGCCTTCTCGCCGAACATTAAAGAGCGGCGCGATTACTCGTGCGCCGTCTTCGACCGCGAAGGCACACTCATCGCGCAAGGCGATCACATGCCCGTGCATCTCGGCTCAATGCCCATGTCTGTGCGCGCCGCATTGGACACGTTACAACTTGGGCCGGGCGACATCGCCGTGCTAAACGACCCTTACGCCGGCGGCACGCATCTGCCTGACGTGACCATGGTCGCCGCCGTTTATCGCGACGTGTCGTTGCGTCCGCTGTTTTACGTCGCGAACCGCGCACATCACGCAGACATCGGCGGCGCAACGCCCGGCTCAATGGGCCGTGCTGACGAGATTTATCAGGAAGGGTTGCGCATCCCGCCCGTCAAGTTAATGATCGGCGGCCAGGTGAATCAGGATGTGATGCGCTTGATTGCCGCCAATGTGCGGCTACCTGAAGAGCGTGAAGGCGATTTGACGGCACAGCTCGGCGCCATCCGTACCGGCGAGACAAGGCTGCTGGAAATCGTCGAACGTTACGGCTTCAAAGAGGCTGACGCTTATGCGCGGCATCTCATCAACTACACTGCCGCGTTGATGCGCCGCCGGATTCGCGACCTGCCCGATGGCACCTACAACGCAGAAGACTTTCTTGACGACGACGGCTTCACAGACCAGCCTGTGCGCATTGCGGCGCGAATTACCATCAGCGGCGAGCGGGCGACGGTTGATTTCACCGGCAGCGCGCCGCAGGTTCGCGGGCCTATCAATGCCGTCGAAGCCATCACCGTGTCGGCGGTCTATTACGTCTTCCGCTGCTTGATTCCCGGCGATGTGCCGGCGAGCTGGGGCATCATCGAGCCGATCAAGGTCATCGCGCCTATGGGCACTGTCGTCAACGCCCGCCCGCCCGCGCCGGTCGCCGGCGGCAATGTCGAAACTTCGCAGCGCATCGTAGACACCGTGCTGCGGGCGCTCGCCGAAACCGGCGCGGCCATTCCCGCGGCCAGTCAGGGCACCATGAACAACCTGACTATCGGCGGCATCGATCAGCGCAGCCATCGCCCGTTCGCTTATTACGAAACGGTCGCCGGCGGCATGGGCGCGCGGCCCACGGCCGACGGCATTGACGGCGTTCACACGCACATGACCAACTCGCTCAACACGCCCGCGGAAGCGATGGAATACGCCTACCCGATGCGCGTGCGGCGCTACGCGATTCGCCACGGCTCAGGAGGCCGCGGACATTATCGCGGCGGCGCGGGCGTCGTGCGCGAGCTTGAGTTATTGACCGAAGCGCAGGTCACTTTGCTGGCCGACCGGCGCAAGACGCGGCCTTATGGCTTGCGCGGCGGTGAGGCCGGCCGCGCCGGTCGCGCCGTCCTGGTCAGCGCCGATGGCGAACAGGAGATGGGCAGCAAACAATCGCTTCACGCCGCGGCCGGCGACCGCATCCGCATTGAAACGCCCGGCGGCGGCGGCTACGGAAAGCCTGATGAAGCCTGA
- a CDS encoding S8 family peptidase: MKKVIFHWALVLALVASYSIGLPFGKKSLPTAQASLSAPRISPDLQALMNANPLRPLPVIVQTVNLPNLNLLSSIRLLGGVISRTYQNLNALAAVLPGALITTLALRPDVTYISLDRPTQLTGHLETTTGASQARSYGSSASPINGSGIGIAILDSGIYAGHRAFRAANSTSRVRASVDYTGEARTDDPYGHGTHVAAIAAGNSQVSQGAYTGLAPAASLLNVRVLDSHGRGSSSNALAGIDWCISNRSAYGIRVLSLSFGTLAVDSYVNDPLCKAVRKAFDAGLVVCVAAGNLGKDAQGNKLYGAIHSPGIEPSAITVGAANTYGSDPRTDDTVTSYSSRGPTLGYYTDSNGEKHFDNLVKPDLVAPGNRIISAEAPNNDYVTNHPELDVSTNSDTSQRMMYLSGTSMATPAVAGAAALILQKNPQLTPNLVKAILEYTAQPLSGANTLEQGAGLLNAEGAVRLAGLIRQDLSRLSVGAPLLIGAAPSQTTTIAEASFSWGGGIIQRWNFLSGNDLILAYQGIYGTSVLLCDGVLLSNGVLLSNSVLLSDSVLLSDGVLIADGTSLANGQLMVDGVLLANGVLLSNGGAWADGTFASDSNTQQAATAAQSVSVTGDAGPCMTPY; the protein is encoded by the coding sequence ATGAAAAAAGTTATATTCCACTGGGCTCTCGTTCTAGCCCTCGTGGCCTCGTATTCAATCGGCCTGCCGTTCGGGAAGAAATCGCTGCCCACGGCCCAGGCCAGTCTTTCTGCGCCCAGAATATCGCCTGACCTACAGGCGCTGATGAATGCCAACCCGCTGCGCCCGCTGCCGGTAATCGTGCAGACCGTCAACCTGCCGAACCTCAACCTGCTTTCAAGCATCAGGCTGCTGGGCGGAGTGATCAGCCGAACCTATCAAAACTTGAACGCCCTGGCGGCGGTCTTGCCCGGCGCCTTGATTACAACCCTGGCACTCCGCCCGGATGTGACTTACATCTCTCTGGACAGGCCGACGCAGCTTACAGGCCATCTGGAAACCACAACCGGCGCAAGCCAGGCAAGAAGCTATGGCAGTTCGGCGAGCCCGATCAATGGGTCAGGAATCGGCATCGCCATTCTCGATTCAGGCATCTATGCCGGCCACCGCGCCTTCCGCGCCGCCAACTCGACATCAAGAGTGCGGGCGAGCGTTGATTACACAGGCGAAGCGCGAACCGATGACCCTTACGGTCACGGCACGCACGTCGCCGCCATTGCCGCGGGCAATAGTCAAGTCTCTCAAGGCGCTTACACAGGGCTAGCGCCGGCAGCCAGCCTTCTCAACGTCCGTGTGCTGGATAGCCACGGGCGCGGCAGCTCATCAAACGCCCTCGCGGGGATAGACTGGTGCATCTCGAACCGCTCTGCCTATGGCATCCGCGTGCTGAGCCTGAGTTTTGGGACGCTGGCGGTTGATTCTTACGTCAACGACCCGCTCTGCAAAGCGGTCAGAAAAGCCTTCGACGCCGGCCTCGTGGTATGTGTCGCCGCCGGCAATCTGGGCAAGGATGCGCAAGGCAACAAGCTCTATGGGGCGATCCACTCGCCCGGCATCGAGCCTTCGGCGATTACCGTCGGGGCGGCCAACACCTATGGCTCTGACCCGCGCACAGACGACACGGTGACGAGTTACAGCTCGCGCGGCCCGACGCTCGGATATTACACCGATTCCAATGGCGAGAAGCATTTTGATAATCTCGTCAAGCCCGACCTTGTCGCTCCCGGCAACCGCATCATCTCGGCGGAAGCGCCGAACAATGACTATGTGACCAATCACCCTGAGCTGGACGTCAGCACGAACTCGGATACTTCCCAAAGAATGATGTATCTGAGCGGCACGTCAATGGCCACGCCAGCGGTCGCCGGTGCCGCCGCGCTCATCTTGCAGAAGAACCCCCAGCTTACGCCGAATCTGGTCAAAGCCATTCTCGAATACACGGCGCAACCGCTGAGCGGCGCGAACACGCTGGAGCAGGGAGCGGGCCTGCTGAACGCCGAGGGGGCCGTGCGGCTGGCGGGACTGATCCGGCAAGACCTCTCGCGTCTGAGCGTCGGCGCTCCGCTCCTGATCGGGGCGGCGCCTTCGCAGACGACCACGATTGCCGAGGCGAGTTTTTCATGGGGCGGAGGGATCATCCAGCGCTGGAACTTTCTTTCCGGCAACGACCTGATACTGGCTTACCAGGGAATCTACGGCACCAGCGTTTTGCTCTGCGATGGCGTGCTGCTTTCAAACGGCGTGCTGCTATCCAATAGCGTCCTGCTGTCAGATAGTGTGCTGCTGTCGGATGGCGTGTTGATTGCGGATGGGACATCGCTCGCTAACGGCCAGCTCATGGTGGATGGTGTGCTGCTGGCGAACGGCGTGCTGCTATCAAATGGCGGCGCGTGGGCGGATGGAACGTTCGCCTCTGACAGCAACACCCAACAGGCGGCGACGGCGGCGCAATCCGTTTCCGTCACCGGAGACGCCGGGCCGTGCATGACGCCTTATTAA
- a CDS encoding YggS family pyridoxal phosphate-dependent enzyme, whose amino-acid sequence MAEGIKDNLAQVEAAIAQAALRAGRQPEAVRLIAVSKTFDAATVQQAVVAGARDLGENRVQEAAGKVGIVKGEGLRWHLIGHLQSNKARLAVKTFEVIHTVDRAELAERLDRICGEEGRQLDVLVQVDLGHEATKTGADESEIPGIIEALDRTQHLSLIGLMTLPPLFEEAERARPFFRRLREIRDRLNEQRPMERQLKELSMGMSHDFQVAIEEGATMVRVGTAVFGRRTKL is encoded by the coding sequence ATGGCAGAGGGCATTAAAGACAATCTGGCGCAGGTCGAAGCCGCCATCGCGCAAGCAGCCCTGCGCGCCGGTCGCCAGCCTGAAGCGGTGCGGCTGATCGCCGTCTCGAAGACCTTCGACGCCGCGACCGTGCAGCAAGCGGTCGTTGCCGGCGCTCGCGACCTCGGCGAGAATCGCGTCCAGGAAGCCGCCGGCAAAGTCGGCATCGTCAAGGGCGAGGGCTTGCGCTGGCACCTGATCGGCCACCTGCAATCGAACAAAGCCCGCCTCGCGGTCAAGACCTTCGAAGTGATTCATACGGTAGATCGCGCCGAGCTGGCCGAACGGCTCGACCGCATCTGCGGCGAAGAGGGGCGGCAGCTCGACGTGCTGGTGCAGGTTGATCTCGGCCACGAAGCGACCAAGACCGGCGCCGACGAATCGGAAATTCCCGGCATCATCGAAGCGCTCGACCGCACGCAACACCTGTCGCTCATCGGATTGATGACGCTGCCGCCGTTGTTTGAAGAGGCCGAGCGGGCGCGGCCTTTCTTTCGCCGCCTGCGCGAAATCCGTGACCGGTTGAACGAGCAGCGCCCAATGGAGCGGCAACTGAAAGAGTTGTCTATGGGCATGAGTCACGATTTTCAGGTGGCGATTGAAGAAGGCGCGACGATGGTGCGCGTCGGCACGGCGGTCTTCGGGCGGCGAACCAAACTGTAA
- a CDS encoding YggT family protein — translation MNLLVLALYWLSWIITTGTIIFAGLFFLRVILKWMNVNPFAKIPYHLTRITEPMVRPLRSQFAGPTLRYDLIPLLMGIMILVVGLFIASMLGQLGAIMQLVGFLVNSGQAVSSGMLAALVRLLGLLYVVAIFLRLFLPFFGVGYMNRFFRFLFVITEPLLKPLRRFLVFGMFDFSPIVAMFLVQLLVGLIANAIAGVG, via the coding sequence TTGAACTTACTTGTGCTCGCTCTTTACTGGTTGTCGTGGATAATCACGACGGGGACGATTATCTTTGCCGGCCTATTCTTTCTGCGGGTCATCCTGAAATGGATGAACGTCAACCCGTTTGCCAAAATCCCCTATCACCTGACGCGCATCACCGAGCCGATGGTGCGTCCGCTGCGCTCGCAATTCGCCGGGCCAACGCTGCGCTATGATCTCATCCCGCTGCTGATGGGGATCATGATCCTGGTCGTCGGACTGTTCATCGCCAGCATGCTCGGCCAGCTCGGCGCGATCATGCAACTGGTCGGCTTCCTGGTGAACAGCGGCCAGGCGGTATCGTCAGGGATGCTCGCGGCGCTGGTGCGGTTGTTGGGCCTGCTCTACGTCGTGGCGATTTTTTTGCGGCTCTTTCTGCCCTTCTTCGGCGTCGGTTATATGAACCGATTCTTCCGCTTTCTCTTCGTCATCACCGAGCCGCTGCTCAAGCCGCTGCGCCGCTTTCTGGTCTTCGGCATGTTCGACTTTTCGCCGATTGTGGCGATGTTCCTGGTGCAGTTGCTGGTCGGCTTGATCGCCAACGCCATCGCCGGCGTCGGTTAA
- a CDS encoding DUF167 domain-containing protein has translation MVEITEKGGAVIFRVRVQPRAGRDGLAGEYGGAIKLRISAPPVDGRANEACRRLIAKLLGVPASAVEIIAGESSRDKVIRVHNVNAERIRQLIAQSP, from the coding sequence GTGGTTGAGATTACTGAGAAAGGTGGCGCGGTGATTTTCCGTGTGCGCGTGCAACCGCGCGCCGGGCGCGACGGCCTTGCGGGCGAGTATGGCGGCGCGATCAAGCTACGCATCAGCGCGCCGCCGGTTGATGGCCGTGCAAACGAAGCATGCCGACGATTGATTGCCAAACTGCTCGGCGTCCCGGCCTCGGCGGTCGAGATCATCGCCGGCGAATCATCCAGAGACAAAGTGATCCGCGTCCATAACGTCAACGCCGAACGCATCCGGCAGCTTATCGCTCAGAGCCCGTAG
- a CDS encoding dual specificity protein phosphatase family protein — protein MNFQTRFLKSLFVGAALFALVAMSIAQTGVVNSPAVRIKNFGSVNNQYYRGAQPEGQDYAALAGLGVKTVIDVHKNGPKGEAAAAEAAGMKFVRIPLNETEAPTAAQVAQFLSLVNDPANQPVFVHCAGGRHRTGTLTAIYRMTHDGWTVEQAFDEMKRYEFLKNGDHSELKNFVFAYGKQLQGQGTATGSER, from the coding sequence GTGAATTTTCAAACTCGTTTTCTGAAATCTCTATTTGTCGGCGCGGCGCTGTTTGCGCTCGTCGCCATGTCTATTGCGCAGACCGGCGTGGTTAATTCGCCGGCGGTTCGTATCAAGAATTTCGGTTCCGTTAACAATCAGTATTATCGTGGCGCACAACCAGAGGGCCAGGATTATGCGGCGCTCGCCGGGCTCGGTGTCAAGACCGTCATTGACGTTCACAAGAATGGGCCGAAGGGTGAAGCCGCCGCCGCCGAGGCCGCGGGCATGAAGTTCGTCCGCATCCCCCTGAACGAAACCGAAGCGCCGACGGCAGCGCAGGTCGCTCAGTTTCTAAGCCTGGTAAACGACCCGGCGAATCAGCCGGTCTTCGTCCACTGTGCCGGCGGTCGCCACCGCACAGGCACGCTGACGGCGATTTACCGGATGACGCACGACGGCTGGACGGTCGAGCAAGCCTTTGATGAGATGAAGCGCTATGAGTTCCTGAAGAACGGCGACCACTCGGAGTTGAAGAATTTCGTCTTTGCTTACGGCAAGCAATTGCAGGGACAGGGCACGGCTACGGGCTCTGAGCGATAA
- a CDS encoding YebC/PmpR family DNA-binding transcriptional regulator, translated as MSGHSKWHSIKHKKGAIDAKRGKAFSRLIKELTVAARGGGDPAGNARLRKAMDDAKALNMPKDTMMNAVKRGTGEIAGAAIEELTYEGYGPGGVAIFVEAQTDNRVRTVAEIRHMFNKNGGNLGETGSVGWMFQKKGAIIIESSAADEEKMMELALEAGAEDVSGDEESWEVITSPEDFSTVLDAIKAAGIEPLSAEIVMRPTNSVRVTGGTAQQVLRLVEALEDHDDVASVAANFDIPAEEMEAAG; from the coding sequence ATGTCTGGACATTCCAAGTGGCATTCGATCAAACACAAGAAGGGCGCGATTGACGCCAAGCGCGGCAAGGCATTCTCGCGGCTCATCAAAGAGCTGACGGTCGCGGCGCGCGGCGGCGGCGACCCGGCCGGCAACGCGCGCCTGCGCAAAGCGATGGATGACGCCAAGGCGCTGAACATGCCGAAAGACACCATGATGAACGCCGTCAAGCGCGGCACAGGCGAAATCGCCGGCGCCGCCATCGAAGAGCTGACCTATGAAGGCTACGGGCCGGGCGGCGTCGCCATCTTCGTCGAAGCGCAGACCGACAACCGCGTGCGCACGGTCGCCGAAATCCGCCATATGTTTAACAAGAACGGCGGCAACCTCGGCGAGACCGGCTCGGTCGGCTGGATGTTTCAGAAGAAGGGCGCGATCATCATCGAGAGCAGCGCCGCCGACGAAGAGAAGATGATGGAGCTGGCGCTCGAAGCCGGCGCCGAAGATGTCAGCGGCGATGAAGAGTCGTGGGAGGTCATTACCTCGCCGGAAGATTTCAGCACCGTCTTAGACGCCATCAAAGCCGCAGGCATCGAGCCATTGTCGGCAGAGATTGTCATGCGCCCAACGAATTCCGTTCGCGTCACCGGCGGCACCGCGCAACAGGTACTGCGCCTGGTCGAAGCTCTGGAAGACCATGACGACGTCGCCTCGGTGGCCGCTAACTTTGATATTCCCGCCGAAGAGATGGAGGCTGCCGGTTGA
- the ruvC gene encoding crossover junction endodeoxyribonuclease RuvC gives MFAGPTRVLGVDPGSETTGYGVVESEGRSLRLVEYAGIRAPARFTFAERLLIITEKLEEVIARLRPRVCAVEETFYAVNVKTALKLGHVRGVILVAAARAGLEVAEYSPLEIKSALVGYGRAEKHQVQEMVRLLLGLKEAPSPLDASDALAAAICHINTASTRRRMGMKG, from the coding sequence ATCTTTGCCGGCCCGACCCGCGTGCTCGGCGTTGATCCGGGATCAGAGACCACCGGCTACGGCGTTGTCGAGAGCGAAGGCCGTAGCCTCCGCCTCGTCGAATATGCCGGCATTCGCGCCCCCGCCCGCTTCACCTTCGCCGAACGTTTGTTGATCATCACCGAAAAGCTCGAAGAGGTCATCGCTCGCCTGCGCCCGCGGGTCTGCGCCGTCGAAGAGACGTTTTACGCGGTCAACGTCAAGACTGCCCTGAAGCTCGGCCACGTGCGCGGCGTCATCCTGGTCGCGGCGGCGCGCGCCGGCCTTGAGGTCGCCGAATACTCGCCGCTTGAAATCAAATCGGCGCTCGTCGGCTATGGCCGCGCTGAAAAACACCAGGTGCAAGAGATGGTGCGCTTGCTGCTCGGCTTGAAAGAAGCGCCCAGCCCGCTCGACGCCAGCGACGCGCTCGCCGCTGCCATCTGTCACATCAACACCGCCTCGACCCGCCGGCGAATGGGGATGAAGGGGTGA